ACGGAATAAATATCACAAGGTCTTAGGTTTAAATTCGTGGAGAATATCTTAGCACACGCTTAAAGTTTAATTGGTTTGTTTACATGTGatagtattaaattgtaaaaattattagaataacGTTCTATCTGAAGCAGCAAAAtttcaacttattttttaaacgactttgtacaatataaatgtTCATTTCGTAccattgaattttaatgtcTTCTTTTACGCAATATTCAGATTAGATTTGCTGAAATGTATTGCTTTTTATCGTGTTCTCGGTTATTTATTCCAAAGCGTAATAAGTATCTCTGTCGGCAGGAGATATACAAGAGGCTTCTCTGAGGCATTTTATCATtcagtattattaaaagagtCGTAGATTCATTTTAACAGCGACATAAATTTCtaagatttattattgtttgtgCTTCAAAATGAAATGCGCCAGTGATCATTTCTGTTATTGGCTTTGGTTTCGGAAAATCTgaatctcattaaatttaactatccATGCATAGCACATACGTAATTACACGTTTTTGATTGGCTGGATCGATTTCgctttaaaatgcaaatttatttgcgctcatttataaatattcatcaGAAATAAGCATATGAAAACTAACAGATGAAGATTTAGTAGTATTTCCAGGCTTTCACCAATAAAAAGAACACAAGCTTAGAAAAATTGTGAAAGAAATGATTTGTTTTtgaagttattatattttctatccGAATAGTCGATCCTTGGTAATAATTCGTTACTTGGATCAGAGAGAAGCTCACTTACATCGCAGCGGAAAGACCTACTTTCCGAGGCGATACGCGCGGGTTAATTTCCGTATTGGCAGTCAATCTGTATGGATTGTTCGTACTTCATGATACACCTGGTATTTAATGAacacttttacattttttttactattaattaagCAGATAATAACTAAACTAATTTGATCACTGTACCGGAGCCTTAGTATACGAATGGCCATGAAAACAACTAATCGTCTATTATAGCAAAATGAATGCAGTTAATATAACTATACGATATTATACGTCTATTAGAAGTTTTATCtgctaaaaattataacaaccCTTAGATTTTTTTCAGGTCGAATTAGTGCTTACAAAAAATGAACTTGGCCGGCCActagaagtaaaataaaatacaaaatagttaTGATGTGTGTTTTTGTGCAGACGGTCGACAAGGCCGTGTGTACGGAGGAGTCGGGTGCAGCGCGGCTGGAGGCGGTGCTGGTAGCGCTGGTGGAGCGCAAGGCGCGCGCACTGCACGCCGAGCacgcccgccgccgcgcgcACACGCATCCCTTACTGCTGCTACTGCGGGACCATTTGCCAGACGGTCAGTATAGTATATATAGTATCTGTTAAGCACAAAGCTGATGATTTTTGTTGCCCATTACGAGACAATACTCTGATTCAAGATTTACAATACTCATGTTATTAATCAAATATATCACATTATCTCTGTGAGTACTGacgttacaaattttatatctcAGTAAAATGAAGGGaagtttcattaataaaatatacatacacgTAACATTAATGTTAATACGATATTTTAACTGGTAGCccttatgaattattttaaaaatggtcttttttataatttcagaaGAGGCATGTATGGTGGAGAGCCCCGGGCAGGCGCTACCGTCGCACTGGTGTGAACATGAAATTGCGAGGCACAAGCGCAAGAAGCTTAAATTGCAAATGCACCACAAGTAAGTGACGTTGAATCTATAGTCCTCTACGAGCTAGACCAAAGAGAGGTCAAACAAACACACCTCATTAGTTAGGCAGCTGTATTGCAATTCATGCtaaaattattgcaaatttGAGGCTCTTCGATAAATATCATAATGTGGACAGGGAGTGTAtgattaaagaaataaacaactagtaattcatatttaaaaggGGATTTCGAAAGACTATCTGCCGCACCCAGAAGGGTCAAGTGATCACTAAATGAGCCCACTAGTCGAGATTTAGAACGACAAATCTGCGAACAACTCTTTATGTCACAATTGAATGACTCTGAgtctttaacaaaataattgtgtccattatttgttattcaaCAGAAACGCAAACAGTCCCGGCCGGTTGCAGACGGAGCGACGTCGTCGGCGCCGCAGGCGCAGTCCGCACGCACACACGCACTCACACAAGCCTAAGAAGCATCGCACGCTGCTCGTATCCGCTATTGATGAACAGGCGAAAGTTATACACGTACGTTACACGGACAATATGtctgcaaaattaaattagacaaCTTTCGACGTAAAAAACGTGCTCTAAAAAGTAGTACGTAAATGTGGTCATGATATTCACGACTCGTTAAATCGTCGTAAAAGAAATgcacatacaaaaatatgtttgctGAAAGACAACGTTTTCCTAGCTTTCCTCTTTCAAGAAAACGTCGTGTCGAGTTGTGTCCACGGCAAACTAGATGGCGCCTGAATCAAATTAACAAGAAGCTTTAATTCCACATCTCGACACATGGCGCTTACTTTATTTGGGtaacatcataaaataaaatgtagatgGCTCTgtgctttacttttttttcttttacacttttacaatattaagagGATTATTACACATCTACCAACTAACTCATTATAGAGAAGAAACTGAGGATTAAGTAAAAGTACTGGAGGAAGGAAAGGGATTAGCTTTTAAAAACTGGCTGTTATAAGCTCTATTTATGCAACGATTTTAGTTTTCATATTCATATATTAGGTACTGGACCCAGACGAGCTGCCGCGGAGGGCGCGATACACAATCATGGTGACGGCCTGTCTATTGCTCTTTCTCTGTCTGCTGCTAGTCGGAGTTACGCTGAGAATGGCACCTCTCATAGACGACATGGGTGagttttatatttcagttttttatgaaattaatagaaaaaaaatcactttttaTAGGTAAGTAATTCATGTAGAGCAGATGAATTACtacagataaattaaaaaaatctcagtTTTCGACTGAATacgtttttgaaattaattacgtttaatacattttaattaccaCTTGTTGGTTGTGTTTCTCTGccatgaaaatgttttaccaGTGCATAAAAGGTTTCCTTTGTTCTTATTTAATGATTTAGCTATCAAAGGGCAACGTTCACTGCTAATTTACGTAGCTATGTATTAATcgtatatattgtataatggATTTtcgatattttgttttattcacgAAAGAATCTTCAAGCATTTACAGAGTTCGATTTCAGATGAAATGATACTgttatataaaagtttctcACAAGTTGAAGCAAAAGGTGTACACACATGCCGAGTGTATATTCATCGCTCGTTCGCTGTcgatatttcaaaaattcttgtTACGCTTCTTTTTGACAAAACGTTTGAACATCtacgaatattttaaaataatatctaagtATGGTATTAAAACTTGGAATTTTCACATCTTGTATCGAATGATTTTATGATCCATTGTCTTAATTACTATAtcgaagaatattttttttatgttcgcttttatattataggaaaatgttaaaaaatatatatttttggaacATGCCCTTGAAAGTATAATTGGAGATATTTTAGGTTTACTTATTGGCATTAAAACCGCAGATAAGATTtagttttgaattaaatgaaaatacataaaaaattccAGCTCTTTTGTAAAGTACGAATAATTTATgtctttaaaattcaatatcaaaacataattaaaaatgcttaCACACACTGCAAATTGTTGCAGACTGCGTCATGTGCGTGGCATGGTTAAAGTGTTTATGGAGTAACAAGTTTATTTCAGCAAGGGCGTAGCGGAAACACTAAAGGCAGTCGTTATCGTCGACACAAATGTGACGTctcgtttaatattattataaccaTTGATGCACGCGATGTTTATCGCTgcgacatattttttattactatgcCAAATGAGGTATTCCTCAGGTTACATCTAATACGAGACTAAACACTAAATAAAGACGATAAAACAGTAGAAAGTTGTATTACGTAAATGTTGACAAATCCCAAAAAAGATTAGAACTTTATTCTaagactttaataataaaataatcgatATAAATTAACGTATCcatattttgttactaaacCAATAGACAAATTTTGATGAAACCTTAGCAGGACGTTCTGATGACGACATGTAAAGTTTGTGgtcaaaattaaactaattgtttaaaaaaaaaactttttgcttaatgacattgatttaattacatttttgtcgttatttttcacttttgAAATTCAACAAAATACCAG
The Papilio machaon chromosome 8, ilPapMach1.1, whole genome shotgun sequence DNA segment above includes these coding regions:
- the LOC106720665 gene encoding uncharacterized protein LOC106720665 yields the protein MFADAGVDGFAAVIRKRAASLMRRVRCSANSYLQLIVDRVGLDCPVLAKRIRLHMLWAGCHGSGWREAMIDHMGRPPSHYAAAVDRCKSTVDKAVCTEESGAARLEAVLVALVERKARALHAEHARRRAHTHPLLLLLRDHLPDEEACMVESPGQALPSHWCEHEIARHKRKKLKLQMHHKNANSPGRLQTERRRRRRRRSPHAHTHSHKPKKHRTLLVSAIDEQAKVIHVLDPDELPRRARYTIMVTACLLLFLCLLLVGVTLRMAPLIDDMVRQENERMMHDALQVGIVNRTQSSEAFR